The Cellulophaga lytica DSM 7489 nucleotide sequence TGCATTATTACTTTTTGGGATTGTTACTTTTATATAGTCTGAAAATTTTTGCTTTTCTCCCGCTTGCTTCAATTTTATAATCTGATAAATTTTATAAACAAACAATGCAAATGATATTACTACGCCAATTACAAATACCACTTTAAGCCACGGAAAACTGCTCTCTGCTGCAGCTTGTGGTGAATTTGCTGTTAATACAATTTCATCTAAAACAATGGCTGCATATTGCTGTGATACTACAGTTTTAAAGACTGGCAACTTTACAAAAGGTAAAAATAAAGACACTAAAAACGTACCTATTAAATACACCCGGTTGCTTTGAAAAAAAGTCTCCTTTTTTAAAAACAAATCATAAATTGCCAAAAACAACAACTGAAATGTTACTACTAAAACTATATACTGTATCATAACTATTCTTTTTTATCGTCCTCTTTAATATCTTCTAAAATAGATTCCAATTCAGATAAACTCATATCGTTCTTTTTCATAAAAAAAGAAACCATACTTTTAAATGAACCTTGAAAATATCCTTCCATTAATTTATTTATAGACTGATTGCTATAATCTGCTTTTTTTATCAACGGAAAATACAGATATCCTCTTCCTAATTTTTCGTGGCCAACAAAGCCTTTATTTTCTAAAATACGTACAATAGTAGATACTGTATTATAGGCTGGTTTTGGTGTTGGCAATTTTTCTATAACAGCTGCTACAGTTGTTTTTTCTAACTCCCATAGCACTTGCATAATTTCTTCCTCTGCCTTTGTTAATTGCTTCATTCTCTTTTATTTTATATATATTCTAGAATATTTTGAATATTAAATTAGTACTATTTATCTTATATTCTTTCGCTAATATAACTAATATTTTAGTTTAAACTAATTTTTTAGGTAAAAAATTTGTAACAAATTGTTGTTATCTTCGTCAAACAAGTAAACTATTGTATGGATATAGCGCTTTTAATAATTGGTTTTGTTCTAATACTAACTGGTATTATAGGGAGTTTTTTACCAGTATTACCTGGGCCTCCAATTAGTTGGTTGGGTCTATTAGTACTTTATTTAACCAAAGCTATACCTAACGATTGGGTTTTTCTTGGTATAACTTTAGCCGTAGCTCTAATAGTTTTTGCATTAGATTATATTATTCCTGCAATTGGAACTAAAAAATTTGGAGGCACAAAAGCTGGTATGATAGGTACAACTATTGGCCTATTAGTAGCTGTATTTTTTCCTGTTCTTGGAGTATTTGGAATTGTAGTTTGGCCTTTTGTTGGTGCTTTAGTAGGTGAGCTTTTAAATAAAGCCGACCAAAAAACAGCTTTAAAAGCTGCTTTTGGTTCCTTTATTGGTTTTTTAACAGGTACTTTTTTAAAATTTATTGTTGCTATAGTATACCTTGGTTTATTTGTATCTAAAGTATGGGAATATAGTGAAGCGTTGTTTCCGTTTTTTTATAATTAAAACCACAAGTATGAAAAAAATACTATCAGCCATTCTACTACTTTCCTTTTTAATTTCTTGTGGACAAAAAAAGGTTAGCACCCAAACTGCAACTAATATAGATACGGTACGTATTAAAAATGACTTGCTAAAAATTACAAAAACACAAAATAGCCGGAATTATAAAAATATAGAAACTCTTAACTCAATTGCTAGCTACATTAAAGTGGAACTTGCTAAGGTGTGCGACACTACTACTTACCAAGAATATAAGGTTGAGAATGAAACTTATAAAAATGTCCTTGGCTCTATTGGCACAGAATATAAAGAACGGTTAATTATTGGTGCCCACTATGATGTATACGGCGATCAAGAAGGTGCAGATGATAATGCAAGTGGCGTTGCAGGATTATTAGAATTAGCACGTTTATTAGCCAAAGAGAAACTTGATTATAGAATAGATTTTGTTGCCTATACTTTAGAAGAACCTCCTTTTTTTAGAACTGAGAAAATGGGAAGTTATGTGCATGCAAATTACTTAAAGGAAAACAACATAACCGTAAAAGGTATGATTTGCTTAGAAATGATTGGTTATTATAAGGACGAACCCAATACACAAACCTACCCAATTAAAGAGATGAGCACCATTTATGGCAATCGTGCTAATTTTATAACTGTTGTTCAAAATGAAAAAAGCGGCAATTTTGGTGCTGAAATTGAAAACTTAATGAAGAAACAGAAACTTATACCTACTGTATCTTTTAAAGGCTCTTCTCTTGTTACTGGCGTGGATTTTTCAGATCATTTAAACTACTGGAATTTAAATTACCCAGCAGTTATGATCACCAATACCTCTTTTTACCGCAACAAGAATTATCACACAAATAAGGACTCTCTTGAAACATTAAACATAAACAAGATGAGTGCGGTTATTCAGCAACTCTACTTTACTATTAAGGAACTCTAATAGTTAAAGCCAAGTTGTTTTATCTTCAACAGCACCTCTAGTTGCTTCCGGAAGTTCATCATCTGTGTACCCCATATAAAAGAAACCCAAACAAACTTCTCCTTCTTCCATTGCAAAAAAATCGCCCATATGTTTTATTAAGCCAGGAGAACTCCAATAACTACCTATACCTAAATCTGTGCACATAAGCCACATATTTTGTACTGCCATTGCCGTTGCCGCAACTTCTTCCCATTCTGGCACAGACTCATTAGGGTCTCTCTGCATACAAATAGCTATTATTGCTCCTGCCTTTTGCGGATTGTTTATTAGTTTTTCTACCTTAAATTTCTTTGGATTTGGGTCGTTTTCCATATATTTTAAAGACAAAAACATTCCTAGTTTTGCTCTAGTTTCTCCTTGTATTACTTTAAAACGCCAAGGTTCAGTTTTTTTGTGAGATGGTGCCCAATTACCTGCCTCCAAAACCTTTTCAATTAATTCTTTAGCTATTGGTTTGCTATTGTATTGCGCAGGAAACACAGATCTCCTCTTCTTTATTATATCAAAAATCATAATTCAATTTTAATCAAAATTTACATAAAACTTAACTACCCTCTAGTTTTACCTATTCTGTAGGCAGAATAAGATAGTATTAGTAAAAATAAAACTTTAATTACAAAGAGTACATTAGTAAAGGCTGATAATATTTTAGTTACAGGAGAAATTTCTTTATCGCCTCCACTTTCTTGAAAGCCTATGGTTGATTGTAAAAAAGAATCAACAACATAAATAATTTTACTTAACAGCAATATTAACCCCAAACAAAATAACAGAACTAAAATGCCTACAAATACATTTTTGAATTTCCCTCTTATCATTCTAAAAAAATAAATAACAAAGAAAATAAGAGCTCCTAAAAACCAAAAGAAAGGAGTATTTGAAAAAACAAAATAGGTATCGTGAATATTTATATCTATTGTTTCATCAGCTTTAAATCCATCAATTCCAAATATCAATACTAAGGTTAAAAATGATGTTAATACAGCACCTAAAAACCATAAAAATTCTTTTTTTGAAAAAGTCATAAAATATTTGTGAGTTATTACTTACTTCAAATATATCTATTTTTCATCACCCAACAACAACTGCATACAATGTTTTAAAACCGGGTTTCTATTGTCTTCTTTCCAAATAACAGACAATACGGCTCGCTGCGGTATTTTTTTTAGTTCTATAAATTTTACATTCATATTAAAACCTTGTTGCAAAGATGTAGGTACAATGGCAACTCCCAAATTGTTTTCTACCAATGTAAAAATAGTTTGCGCATGTACAGACTTATGAGAAACCTTTGGTGTAAAACCAGCATCTTCACAAATACTCATTACCGTATCATAATACAGCGGACTGTAATCTTGTGAAAACAGAATAAAATTTTCTCCTTTAAACTGTTCCATTCCATTAAATTTAGTTTCTGTTATTTTATGGTTTGCTGGTACAACCACAGAAAATGTATCATTAAATACTGGTTTAATACACAAACCCTTTGGTACCCTAACCATACGCACAAAACCAATATCTAAACCATCTTTTAAAACAGCATTTAACTGTGCATTGTTAGAGAGTTCTTCTAAACTTGTATTAATTTCTGGGAAAGCATCTTTCAGCTTTAATAACAAATCCGGAATTACGGTTTGCATTGCAGAACCCAAAAAACCTATGTTAAGCTCACCAAACTTACCCTGACTTACCAATTTTATATGTCGTTTTGTTAACTCTAAATGGTTTAAAATAAACTCTATTTCATCTTTTAAGTATACTCCAGCAGCTGTTAAGGAAACCTTTTTTTTATTTCTAATAAAAAGCTGTGTCTCTAAAATTTCTTCCATTTGCTTTATTTGTCTACTTAAACCTGGTTGCGATATAAACAAACGTTCTGCTGCTTTTCTAAAGTGTAATTCTTCTGCTACAGCTAAAAAATAATTAAAATGGCGTAACTCTATTTGATAACTCATAGTTATTAATTATTGATAAATATGATATTGGTAATCATCAAACATAATCAATAATTTTATAGTATTAAAATATATGCTATGCGTAACGCACCTAAGACCTTTAATTTTGGAGAAGATCATTTAACGGCTGGTATTGCTCTTTCAATTGCAAGAGGCAAAACCAAAGGGTTAATTTCAGATTTTTCTCGTATAAAAATAAGAAACAGCAGTAAAACTGTTGCTAATATTGTAGAAAAGGGAGATCCTGTTTATGGTATAAACACCGGGTTTGGACCTTTATGTACTACTAAAATATCTAAAGAAGAAACAAAAATATTACAAAGTAACATTTTAAAAAGTCATAGTGTTGGTGTTGGCGAACCAATAGATAAAGAGATTGCTAAACTTATGCTTATCTTAAAAATGAATAGTCTTGCACAAGGATATTCTGGTATTGCAGAAGCAACTTTAGACCGTATTTTATGGCATATAAATACTGATGCTATTCCTGTTGTGCCGGCTCAAGGTTCTGTTGGCGCATCTGGTGATTTGGCTCCGCTTTCTCATTTGTTTTTACCATTAATTGGTTTGGGTAAGGTTAATTATATGGGTGAGATTATGGAAACCTCATCTTTGTTTGATAAAACAGAAATGCAAAGCATAAACTTAGGTCCTAAAGAAGGTTTAGCGCTAATTAACGGCACACAGTTTATTGCTGCACACGCTGTAAAAGTGGTAGAAAAATTGCAAAGTTGCCTTGCACAAGCAGATATTATTGGTGCAATGATGATTGAAGGCTTGCAAGGTTCTATTAAACCATTTTATAATGAACTGCACGCATTACGCCCTTTTAAAGGCAATATGTATGTTGCTAAAAAAGTAAAACGCTTGCTTAAAGGATCTGAGATAATGGAAGATCATGCAAATTGCAATAGGGTACAAGATCCTTATTCTTTGCGTTGTATTCCGCAAGTTCACGGTGCATCTAGAAATGCGTGGTTGCATTTAAAAGAATTGTTAGAGATTGAGTTAAATTCGGTTACAGATAATCCTATTATTATAGATGAAGAACTAACAATTAGTGGTGGTAGTTTTCACGGTCAGCCTTTAGCTATGGCATTAGACTATGCTTGTTTAGCTGCGTCTGAGGTTGGTAACATATCTGACCGAAGAATATACTTAGCCTTAGAAGGTAATAGCCCTGGAGTGCCTAAATTATTAATGAATGAAACCGGAATTAACTCTGGTTATATGATATTGCAATACACTACTGCTGCCTTAGCTAGTGAAAATAAAGGTCTTTGTTTTCCTTCTAGTGCAGATAGTATACCAACGTCTTTAGGACAAGAAGACCACGTAAGTATGGGATCTATTGGAGGACGCAAAGCACTACAAGTTATTGGTAATGTAGAAAAAATATTAGCTATAGAAATGCTAACTGCTGCACAAGCTTTTGAATTTAGAAAACCACTTAAATCGGGCTTATTTTTAGAAGAAGTACATAAAAAAATTAGAGAAAAAGTTGCCTTTGCAGATAAAGATCGTGTGTTTGCTACCGATATTGAAGCAGGAATAGAAATGATACAAAACCAAACCATTTTAAATGCTATTGAAGAGGTAAAAGAACGAGAAAATTTAGAAATGGAAATTCCGTTTGCAGATGAATTTGAAATCTACTAATATGAAACAAAAACTTATAGGTCCGTTTACACAACTATTACCAATGACAGGCATTGCCGTTAAAGGTGCCGTTAAGGATGAAGAACTTGTAGTTATAGAAAATGGCGGTATTATAGTTGAAAATAATACTATAATAGCTGTTGGCACATACAAAGAGTTATTAAAACAAATAGACATTAAAAATACCTTGCTAGAAGAAGTAATAGGTGATAGTGTTTGCTTCCCTGGTTTTATAGATTCTCATACACATATTTGTTTTGGTGGCACCAGAGCTAATGATTATGCTATGCGTAATGCCGGCAAAACTTATTTAGAAATTTCTAAAGCTGGTGGTGGCATTTGGGACACAGTAACACAAACCAGAAAAGCTAGTATTTTAGAATTAGAAGATGGTATTACTAAAAGAGCTAACAAACATTTAAAAAATGGCGTTACTACTATAGAGGTTAAAAGTGGCTACGGTTTATCGGTTTATGAAGAACTTAAAATGCTACGCGCTATAAAAAATGTGGATAACAGAATTAAAGCAGATTTAGTCTCTACTTGCTTGGCTGCACATATGCACCCTAAAGATTACCCTGGTACGGCAAGTGAGTATTTAGAAGAAATAAGCATCTCCCTTTTCCCCCTTTTAAAAGAAGAACGTTTAACAACCAGAATTGATGCTTTTATTGAAGAAGGTGCTTTTACAGCAGAAGTAATTGCACCTTACTTTAAAAAGGCAAAGGAAATGGGCTTTACAATAACGGTACATGCAGATCAGTTTTCTACAGGTGGTAGCAAAGTGGCTGTAGATTTTAACGCTATAAGTGCAGACCATTTAGAAGCAAGTACTACAGAAGAAATAAATATTTTAGCAAAAAGCAATGTTATTGCTACAGCTTTACCTGGCGCTAGTATTGGTTTAGGTTGTGCGTTTACACCTGCTCGTAAGTTATTAGATGCTGGTGGTGCAGTTGCTATTGCTAGTGACCACAATCCGGGTTCTGCTCCTATGGGAGACTTACTTACCCAAGCCTCAATCTTAGGAACTTTTCAAAAACTGAGTAATGCAGAGGTTTTATCTGGTATTACTTTTAGAGCTGCGGCGGCACTAGGCCTTAAAGATAGAGGTGTGTTAAACAGTGGGTTTATGGCAGATTTTATTGCTTTTCCAACAGCAAACTATAAAGAAATTTTATACCAACAAGGACAACTAAAACCAAATATGGTTTGGAAAAAAGGAACTAAAATAGCTTAAAAAAATAACGAATTCAGCTTCATTATAACATATAAAAAATGGATTTTAAATCTCAAATTCTGCAAGGTATTCCATCTCTATTACCTCCAAAAAAAAATTACACCACAAATGCTAATCACGCTCCAAAAAGAAAAGACATTCTTTTTTTAGACGAAAAAAAATTGGCTCTAAAAAATGCCTTACGTTATTTTCCTGTTGCTTGGCACGCAGAATTATCAAAAGAGTTTGCTAATGAACTACTAAGTTATGGACGTATTTATATGTTTAGGTTTAAGCCCAAATATGATATTTATGCCAGACCAATATCAGAATATCCAGCAAAAACACCACAAGCTGCTGCATTGCAATTAATGATTATGAATAACTTAGACCCTGCAGTTGCACAACATCCAGAGGAACTTATTACCTATGGTGGTAATGGTGCTGTTTTTCAGAATTGGGCGCAATACTTGTTAACTATGCAATATTTAGCAACAATGACAGAAGAACAAACTCTGCATATCTATTCTGGTCATCCAATGGGACTTTTTCCTTCTACCAAAGATGCACCTAGAGTTGTTGTTACTAATGGTATGATGATTCCTAACTATTCTAAGCCAGATGATTGGGAAAAATACAATGCACTTGGGGTTACCCAGTACGGACAAATGACTGCTGGTTCTTATATGTACATTGGCCCACAAGGTATTGTACACGGAACCACAATTACAGTTATGAATGCCTT carries:
- a CDS encoding BlaI/MecI/CopY family transcriptional regulator; translation: MKQLTKAEEEIMQVLWELEKTTVAAVIEKLPTPKPAYNTVSTIVRILENKGFVGHEKLGRGYLYFPLIKKADYSNQSINKLMEGYFQGSFKSMVSFFMKKNDMSLSELESILEDIKEDDKKE
- a CDS encoding DUF456 domain-containing protein — its product is MDIALLIIGFVLILTGIIGSFLPVLPGPPISWLGLLVLYLTKAIPNDWVFLGITLAVALIVFALDYIIPAIGTKKFGGTKAGMIGTTIGLLVAVFFPVLGVFGIVVWPFVGALVGELLNKADQKTALKAAFGSFIGFLTGTFLKFIVAIVYLGLFVSKVWEYSEALFPFFYN
- a CDS encoding M28 family peptidase → MKKILSAILLLSFLISCGQKKVSTQTATNIDTVRIKNDLLKITKTQNSRNYKNIETLNSIASYIKVELAKVCDTTTYQEYKVENETYKNVLGSIGTEYKERLIIGAHYDVYGDQEGADDNASGVAGLLELARLLAKEKLDYRIDFVAYTLEEPPFFRTEKMGSYVHANYLKENNITVKGMICLEMIGYYKDEPNTQTYPIKEMSTIYGNRANFITVVQNEKSGNFGAEIENLMKKQKLIPTVSFKGSSLVTGVDFSDHLNYWNLNYPAVMITNTSFYRNKNYHTNKDSLETLNINKMSAVIQQLYFTIKEL
- a CDS encoding nitroreductase family protein — encoded protein: MIFDIIKKRRSVFPAQYNSKPIAKELIEKVLEAGNWAPSHKKTEPWRFKVIQGETRAKLGMFLSLKYMENDPNPKKFKVEKLINNPQKAGAIIAICMQRDPNESVPEWEEVAATAMAVQNMWLMCTDLGIGSYWSSPGLIKHMGDFFAMEEGEVCLGFFYMGYTDDELPEATRGAVEDKTTWL
- a CDS encoding LysR family transcriptional regulator; translation: MSYQIELRHFNYFLAVAEELHFRKAAERLFISQPGLSRQIKQMEEILETQLFIRNKKKVSLTAAGVYLKDEIEFILNHLELTKRHIKLVSQGKFGELNIGFLGSAMQTVIPDLLLKLKDAFPEINTSLEELSNNAQLNAVLKDGLDIGFVRMVRVPKGLCIKPVFNDTFSVVVPANHKITETKFNGMEQFKGENFILFSQDYSPLYYDTVMSICEDAGFTPKVSHKSVHAQTIFTLVENNLGVAIVPTSLQQGFNMNVKFIELKKIPQRAVLSVIWKEDNRNPVLKHCMQLLLGDEK
- the hutH gene encoding histidine ammonia-lyase, whose amino-acid sequence is MRNAPKTFNFGEDHLTAGIALSIARGKTKGLISDFSRIKIRNSSKTVANIVEKGDPVYGINTGFGPLCTTKISKEETKILQSNILKSHSVGVGEPIDKEIAKLMLILKMNSLAQGYSGIAEATLDRILWHINTDAIPVVPAQGSVGASGDLAPLSHLFLPLIGLGKVNYMGEIMETSSLFDKTEMQSINLGPKEGLALINGTQFIAAHAVKVVEKLQSCLAQADIIGAMMIEGLQGSIKPFYNELHALRPFKGNMYVAKKVKRLLKGSEIMEDHANCNRVQDPYSLRCIPQVHGASRNAWLHLKELLEIELNSVTDNPIIIDEELTISGGSFHGQPLAMALDYACLAASEVGNISDRRIYLALEGNSPGVPKLLMNETGINSGYMILQYTTAALASENKGLCFPSSADSIPTSLGQEDHVSMGSIGGRKALQVIGNVEKILAIEMLTAAQAFEFRKPLKSGLFLEEVHKKIREKVAFADKDRVFATDIEAGIEMIQNQTILNAIEEVKERENLEMEIPFADEFEIY
- the hutI gene encoding imidazolonepropionase; its protein translation is MKQKLIGPFTQLLPMTGIAVKGAVKDEELVVIENGGIIVENNTIIAVGTYKELLKQIDIKNTLLEEVIGDSVCFPGFIDSHTHICFGGTRANDYAMRNAGKTYLEISKAGGGIWDTVTQTRKASILELEDGITKRANKHLKNGVTTIEVKSGYGLSVYEELKMLRAIKNVDNRIKADLVSTCLAAHMHPKDYPGTASEYLEEISISLFPLLKEERLTTRIDAFIEEGAFTAEVIAPYFKKAKEMGFTITVHADQFSTGGSKVAVDFNAISADHLEASTTEEINILAKSNVIATALPGASIGLGCAFTPARKLLDAGGAVAIASDHNPGSAPMGDLLTQASILGTFQKLSNAEVLSGITFRAAAALGLKDRGVLNSGFMADFIAFPTANYKEILYQQGQLKPNMVWKKGTKIA